The Glycine max cultivar Williams 82 chromosome 17, Glycine_max_v4.0, whole genome shotgun sequence genome contains the following window.
TGGATGATGATTACATACAGGATGACTTTAACCTCTGTGGATTGAGCAGTCAAGTGCCCTACTTTGATTATGCCCTTGATTTGATTCTCGACGTTGAGTCATCCCATGGTGAGTTTGTTGTGTTTTTGTACTTTGTTGTGCGAAATTGTTAGCATTGAAGATGATGAATTTGAATTGCTGTTATGTGATATCAAGGTTTTAAAACATGGTTCGCAATCGTGGTCTACAATCTTAAGGTTTTTCGTTTTTGAGGTTTTTGTGACTGCAATTTCTGACAATGTCAAGAATTGCACCAAAAGCGTGGCTGggactgcaatttaaaaccttgttaagtattcagttttttttttaatggctaCTTGGTTTGGTTGGAATTTGTAGGTGACATGTTCACGGAGGAACAGAATGAGTTGATTGAATCGGCGGCGGAAATGCTTTATGGTATGATTCATGCTCGATATGTGTTGACCAGCAAAGGAATGGCTGCCATGGTAAGTTTTATTGGTTGATTGACGctctttttgttctttattgTCCTGGGGATTGGTGTTGTTATTGATGTCGTTGGAACTTTTGCAGCTTGACAAATACAAGAGCTATGATTTTGGTAGATGCCCAAGAGTTTACTGCTCTGGACAGCCCTGCCTTCCAGTTGGTCAATCGGACATTCCTAGGTCAAGTACTGTGAAAATATACTGCCCTAGGTGTGAAGATCTTTACTATCCGCGTTCCAAGTATCAAGGCAGTATCCTTATATCTATTACTTTACCCCTTTTTTGTGGGGGATTTGAGCTGATGCAGCTACATGTGACTGTGtttctgaaagaaaaaaaatttattcttgtgCCTCTCATTTCATTTTTGGTTGAGTTTCATCCTTGAGTCTGACCATAGCAGTTTGTAAGGATTCATCCTTTTTGGTTTATTTGGAAATTCATTTCTTACTTAAACCAGTTTGTGTTTGCTGtcctgaaagaaaaaaaaaaattgcatatggAGCATAAACTATTTTCTGAATATGATTAAACCATATATAAGAATTTCTGGAAACTCtgctatattttttcttttttctgaaaGTATACTTGTATGTCTTGTTCATTTGGACTATACTATACCGGTCCCTGATGGAAAGAGAAAGTAATATTCAGATAACGAGTAGTTTAAGTTTAGTTTTATGAGAAGTGGGGTTCATGATCTAGACATTTTAGTAAGAGATATCTGATATCTGCTAGATGTTTGAtgatatatgaaaattatactGTATTTTCTTGTTTGACAAATTATATCTGCAATTTTACTTCCAGCTGTTGTATTCTTCAAAGTGTAAGGACTGTTTCTGAAAACTTTGGTGGGCATACTTATGCTTAGAAAATTCTGCAGGAAGTGAACAACTTTTTGGAATTGTAAAATCTTTGGAACACCAGTTTTCTTtaatctctctttctctctcaaagTTAAGGAAGTTTGATCATTCttatttttcagtttatttttaaattgcctGACATTACTTTGCTATTTGTTTGGCTTTTGCATTCTTCCTATAAAACTTTACTCTTTTAAATGCTGGTGAATATATGACTTTTGGTATGATTTATGTTACTGTGTTTGGGGTATATGTAATTGTGGTTTAAATTTTACTCCCAAATTTCCTTAAGTCTGTCTAGACATTGATGGAGCTTACTTTGGAACAACATTTCCACACCTCTTCTTGATGACTTATGGACAACTGAAGCCACAGAAACCAGCACAAGGCTATGTTCCGAGAGTTTTTGGGTTCAAAGTTCACAAGCCATAAAGCCGAAGTTGAAGCTTTCATGAAAGTAAAAATCTCCCCGTGTCTCATTTAACTCTTCTTATGGTTCTCTTTGCAACAACAGGCGAATCATATGCTTTCCAAACCAGTACAATCTAGGCATCTGTTTTACTTGTTATAGGagcttgttgtaaagaaatatgCAGACATGTGAAGCAAGTGCTTAGTTTCAGCTTCTGATTCAATGAGCAAGTGCTTAGGTACTCGATGGTACTTCTTAATGGCTTTTTACAAATTGTATTCTTGCAATTAACTTAATATTGTCTATGGTTATGTCTCGAATTACAAATACCCTgctatttttatattgttttattccATTTCTCCCCATTTCTGTAGCCTTTGAATTTGTGGATTTGATGCCAATGAATTCATACATTAATGATTTCCAAGTTCAGTTGCTTGGATGTTATACTCAGCTATCCAACATTATTGATTATATGGAATATGAATGCACAATATGACCTCAAGTCTGTCTGTCTTTCTCCTGAATATATGATTGCTGACTTGTGAAAGCTCTCACTATGCACTTGCTTGTGTGCATACATAATTACTCCCTAGATGCTGAAGATTTCTTTCCACAGCTGAAAAATGTGAGCTATTATCTATTATCTATTCATCTAGTTTATGCATGATACGAAAACAGTTTTTAGGGCAGGGAGCACGGGATAAGCTATATAACCTTTCATCTCTAACTTCCATTTTGCTGAATCTCTCAATCCAGTTCTGTCAATTTTGCTACTCTGCAGACTGACATCGTGCCCCCATAGTCCCTGCTTTACCTGTTTGGTTCATGTTATTTCCTTCTCTGTTCGTAATATTCATGGTCAAATTGGCGGGCTAGGATAGAACTAATTTACTGTTTTATCGATTCAATATTGATGTCCTAGCTAAGACAGTTGATGGTCAAATTGGTTGAACTGGCTATTGAGTTGGTTGTTCATGATAGCAGTTATGCAAATTATTCGGAGTAATCACCATGGAAACTTAGTTCATAAAAATTGCAGGCTCATACATTTAGATTCAATTCTATTTagcaaacataaaataaattcaagtgATTATAAATCTCTGGCTTAAATGTTTTTTCCCCCCTTTAAATtaggtatttttgtttttagtccctaaatttaagtttgttttttagtCTTTGATTTTAGTCCTTTATGTAGTAAAGAACCATCTGTGATgagaaaactaaaaagaatatttttcaaaattgaaaaactaaaagtcaaatttaaatgtgaggACCAAAAGCAAAAGGGATTCAAATTTGAgtattgaaattatatttaagtctaaatttcaaagtttattttattaaatgcaaattgattaaaaattaaaaacaataaaattaccTATCACCCGGACTAGTTAAGTTGTGATTTGATAAAATTGCCTGCATTTTATGCCATATTCCTAGTATCTGATAGCATAAATTGGACATCACTGGACGTTGGATTTCCAAAGAGTAAAAGTTAATTGTTATTCAACATAGGCTACTTTGAAAAATAGCTCTGCTCCCCTTAAATAAGTTCTTGCCAATAACCACGCCCGCTGAATAGAAACATTAAACTAAAAGCCCATACAAAATGTGCACCCAAGAAAAAAAGACCATACTATATAATAAGACAATTGTTATATCCATTTCCCTTCTTTGCTCATCCACTTccctttttaatttgttttcctaAAAATACACTCCTAATTACTTAGAAAAGAAGAGTAGATATAGCAATTGCCTATAATAATATTCTGAGTGGACTTTTACAGCAACTTCAGTATTAGTATAATATTTAGAGCACCACTTTTCCATCACTTTCTCATCAAAACAAATGAGAAAATTTCCGCCCAAAATGCGATTATTCAATTCCTTTTCATTTCCCGCAACTATGAGTTGGCTGCATACTTACAGGCATTAAATACATCTCATTTTTGCTATGATTCTGCTAGGTTAACTTGCTACCAAGTACCAACATTTTCAATTGGTTTTTTCTTCGAAGTGGTCACTTATGTGTGATGAATTGATTTGCATCACTTCAATGTGTTTTTTGtgtagaagagaaaaatatagtCGAAAATATAAGAGATAATTTGAAAACGAAGAAATAAAGTAGAAATGAagtgatatattttattgtatgatttaagagaaataggtaagaaaaaatagaattaatattataaagttgCTAGATATAATATAGATAACACAAGGAAGAGAGAATTAAACAGACACAAAAATACCATTGTACCATTATATGAGTAAGTCTGATCACGTTGAATGTCACCCCTACTCAAAAGACAGAAATTTTAACCACTAGGTCCCACAAATGTATTTCTCTTCATATTCAGTCCAACCAAACTCATGAaccatatttattaattaagaaactaaaaaaaaatagcattaattaagaaattaaaaaaaatatgcatatacataaaaatattgacacaacaaaaattatgtatctttctcttttgtttttcttaaagaTAGAAACTGGTTAACATTTTGCCTATGTAAAAAGGGAAATCCAATGAAAATGCTGTTGTTGgtaataaaaaagtatacaaaattAGTGTCAATTATGCGTTCTATTACATCGCCACATGCAAAATCAAAATTGCAACTAATCACTTCGGATTTTGGATGGATATATACGCCAAAATAAGcattttgactatttttttatcactaacTGAGCTCTCCATCATCATGTGTTTGAATATTAGTCGGTTTCAATGAAACTCACAACGAGCGTCAAACTTACAGTTCCCTTGCTTCTACATTTAACATTGAATTGTGCAGGACATCCCCTTAACCTTCCCTAGCTTAACGTTTATGCAATGGTAAGTGTATTAAACTCTCCATTAAACTTGTGAATTAAACGGGGTTCCAATCACCCTCTCAGTGTCTGAAGGAACATAGTATGAGATCgtacaaaatagaaaaaaaaaaaaaacaaattatatatgccCAAGCCAAAGTTTATTTGGAAGATGAGACATTTCAACGTAGATAT
Protein-coding sequences here:
- the LOC100784848 gene encoding putative casein kinase II subunit beta — its product is MYKERERGGVSVSASKSEDRKRINDVLDKHLERSSPSTSRPINTASKNSNLQVEESETESEESDVSGSDGDDTSWISWFCNLRGNEFFCEVDDDYIQDDFNLCGLSSQVPYFDYALDLILDVESSHGDMFTEEQNELIESAAEMLYGMIHARYVLTSKGMAAMLDKYKSYDFGRCPRVYCSGQPCLPVGQSDIPRSSTVKIYCPRCEDLYYPRSKYQGNIDGAYFGTTFPHLFLMTYGQLKPQKPAQGYVPRVFGFKVHKP